The region CGCCGCGAAAGATGAGCGGGAGCGCGAAGAAATTAACGCCTGCGATTTTATTCGCAGCAAAACTAACCTTTCCCAGAGTTATATTCTCAAAGTGTTCAGCGACTTAAGGAAAGGCGACTATGTCGATATTTCACGCGGACGTCTGAAAGCCATTAACAGGCTGCCCGAACGGTATTAATGTCTGAACCCCTTCCTGCCTCCCTTAAGGCGCCGCCCGCGGCAGGCGCGGCGCAGATTCCTTGTGATTGCCCTCACCAAATTTTAAACATTTACGAAATTATTTTATAACAAGCGGCTACTATGTCCCGGTTCACTTCCCGGAGATAACCATGAAAGATGTCGTCATTGTGGGGGCCGCGCGTACACCTATCGGCTGTTTTCAGGGCGCGCTGGCGAGCCGTTCCGCGGTGGAGCTCGGCGCGGTCGTTATCGAGGCGCTGCTGGGGCGTACAGGCATCAATCCACAGGATGTCGATGAGGTGATCCTGGGGCAAGTGCTGACGGCAGGCGCCGGGCAGAACCCGGCGCGTCAGACCGCGCTTAACAGCGGTCTCCCGTGGGCTGTATCGGCTATCACTATTAACGACGTCTGCGGCTCCGGGCTGAAGGCGCTCCATCTGGCGACACAGGCGATTCAGTGTGGCGAGGCGGATGTGGTGATCGCGGGAGGCCAGGAGAATATGAGCCGCGCGCCGCATGTGCTGACCGAGGGCCGCACCGGCGCGCCGCCGGAAAATGGCCATCTCATCGACAGCCTGGTGCATGACGGGCTGTGGGATGCGTTTAACGACTATCACATGGGCGTGACGGCGGAAAACCTGGCGCGCGAATATAACATCAGTCGCGAGCATCAGGACGCCTGGGCGCTGGCCTCGCAGCACAAAGCGCGGGCGGCCATCGACAGCGGCCGGTTTCGTGATGAGATTGTGCCGGTGGTCATTGAGCAGTGGCAGGGCGCGCCATTGGTTGTGGATACCGATGAACAGCCCCGCGCCGACACCAGCGCGGAAGGGCTCGCGCGTTTGTCTCCCGCCTTTGCACATCCCGGCAGCGTCACGGCGGGCAACGCCTCATCGATCAACGATGGCGCTGCCGCGGTGCTGATGATGAGCGCCAGTAAAGCGCAAGCGCTTGGGTTGCCGGTGCTGGCCCGTATACGCGCCTTCGCAAGCGTCGGGGTCGATCCCGCGCTGATGGGCATCGCGCCGGTATACGCCACGCGCCGCTGTCTGGAGCGTGCGGGCTGGCGGCTTGATGATATCGATCTTATCGAAGCCAATGAGGCGTTCGCGGCGCAGACCCTCTCGGTCGGCAAGCTGCTGGAGTGGGACGAGCGCAAAGTGAACGTGAACGGCGGCGCGATTGCGCTGGGACATCCGATCGGTGCGTCCGGCTGCCGTATTCTGGTCTCGCTGGTGCATGAGATGGTAAAACGTCAGGCCCGTAAAGGGCTGGCGACGTTATGTATCGGCGGTGGTCAGGGCGTGGCGCTGGCTATCGAGCGCGATTAACCGGCCGTTTCCTTTCCTTCGTTTTCCCCCTCTTTTTCGGTGCGTTTTGCCGCCTACTGGCGATAAAGCGCATTTCCTTTCGCTGCTAATAATGCTGTTGACGTTATTATATCTCCCGAATCGATTGCGTTGTTGATTATTATGGTATTTGAGGTGATTCGCAATTTATTACCTAAAAAATTCGTCGTTATAATTTCACTCAAAATAAATTGTGATTCAAAACGCCTTTTTTCGGTGTTTTGTTGGTTTTTTATTGAAGTAAATCACGCGCTTTGTTTTCGTTATTTTTGAAACAAGGTAATACGATCCGGATCACTAAAATAATATTACCTAAAAAATAAAATGCAGTTTCATAAAAACGAAACGTCATTTTATTAAGGGTACTCTATGTTTAAGAAAGCACTGGCGCTTGCTGTCCTCTGTGGGTCATCCTTCGCGGCACACGCGGTTACCGTCGATTTACGTCATGAGTATATTGATAGCGGCACTAACGCAGATCGCGTTGCCGTTTCACACCGTTTTGATAACGGGCTCGGTTTTTCCGTCGAAGCGAAATGGAAAACCGGCGGCGACGACCAGTCGCGTCCTTTTAATGAAGTGGTCGGCAATGGCCATGAAGATCAGATTAGCTGGCGCTGGAAGGCGACCGACGCCATCGCGGTTACCCCGGCCTTTACAATTGAAAGCGTTGACAGTAAAACCATTTATAAGCCTAACATTCACGTACAGTACAGCTTTGATAACGGCGTCTATATCGCCGCACGCTACCGTTATGAATATACCCGCGTGCCGGAAGGTAAAGATGATGACGATAAAGTTAACCGCGGCGATGCATGGGTTGGCTTTGCGTTGGGCGACTGGCGTACCGAGCTGAACTATGTTTACGCGCAGAGTGAAGAGGGCTTTACTCGTAATAACGGCAAAAAATATTCCAACGAATATAACGCTAAAGTGGCGTATAAAATTGATAAAAACTGGTCCCCTTATTTTGAAGTGGGCAATATCGGCGTGAAAGAAACCGATGAACGCCAGACGCGTTTACGTGTCGGCGTGGCATATAGCTTCTGATAATTTCCCCCCTCATTTTGCCCTCAACATTACGGGGGCATTCATTCTGTTTTACTGTTTCCTGATAGCTTGCTCCTGAGCACAAGCGCACCGCCCATGCAGGGGCGGTTTTTTTTTGCGTTTCGCCCAATATTATTTTCAGCAGAGTTTATCTGTAAGGTGTTCTTTATTTGTTGTGGGTTTTTAATTGCGACAAAGCGCAGCAAAAAAGCCCTCCAGGAGAGGAGGGCAAGATCAGTGATGGAAACAGGACTTTTTTTGTTATTCGACTCTCAGCATTTCACGCTGTTCGGGCAGTTTTGCAATATAGACCGCCGGCTTGCCGTCTTTATCGGTGCTGAAAAGAATAGCGTTGCCGTCCGGGGTGAAGGAGGGGTGAGGATGCGTGACCTGGCGGCTGCCTGCGAAGGTATCCCAGGAGGTGTCGTGGCGCGCGACGCGGTAGTAGGCTTTCTTCGCGACATCAAACACATACAGATAAGGATCGTTGTCGATGGTGTAGCCGCTGGTGTCCTTCACATCCACCGGCGTGCCCGAGCCGTCGCCGACCAGTAACGTGCCGTCGAAATTGCTCATCAGGTGCGAACAGGCTGGCATCGGCATGACTTCTTCATTCACGCCGCTGTCGGGAAGATAACGATAAATGGTGCGGCCCTGCTGACCTTTAAGATAAGAGACATAGACCAGCGCTGAGCCGTCCGGCACCCAGAA is a window of Cronobacter muytjensii ATCC 51329 DNA encoding:
- a CDS encoding oligogalacturonate-specific porin KdgM family protein, yielding MFKKALALAVLCGSSFAAHAVTVDLRHEYIDSGTNADRVAVSHRFDNGLGFSVEAKWKTGGDDQSRPFNEVVGNGHEDQISWRWKATDAIAVTPAFTIESVDSKTIYKPNIHVQYSFDNGVYIAARYRYEYTRVPEGKDDDDKVNRGDAWVGFALGDWRTELNYVYAQSEEGFTRNNGKKYSNEYNAKVAYKIDKNWSPYFEVGNIGVKETDERQTRLRVGVAYSF
- a CDS encoding acetyl-CoA C-acetyltransferase: MKDVVIVGAARTPIGCFQGALASRSAVELGAVVIEALLGRTGINPQDVDEVILGQVLTAGAGQNPARQTALNSGLPWAVSAITINDVCGSGLKALHLATQAIQCGEADVVIAGGQENMSRAPHVLTEGRTGAPPENGHLIDSLVHDGLWDAFNDYHMGVTAENLAREYNISREHQDAWALASQHKARAAIDSGRFRDEIVPVVIEQWQGAPLVVDTDEQPRADTSAEGLARLSPAFAHPGSVTAGNASSINDGAAAVLMMSASKAQALGLPVLARIRAFASVGVDPALMGIAPVYATRRCLERAGWRLDDIDLIEANEAFAAQTLSVGKLLEWDERKVNVNGGAIALGHPIGASGCRILVSLVHEMVKRQARKGLATLCIGGGQGVALAIERD